A single region of the Vicia villosa cultivar HV-30 ecotype Madison, WI linkage group LG4, Vvil1.0, whole genome shotgun sequence genome encodes:
- the LOC131594571 gene encoding cytochrome P450 716A67-like, whose amino-acid sequence MEWISCTIFIFLTLGLVCAWRVLNWLWLRPKKLEKLLREQGLRGNSYRILVGDVKDLFKMEKESKSKSMNLSDDIVPRVSPYIQQCVKIHGKNSFIWFGTKPRVILTEPEQIKDVLNKISEFPKRNNKIFKSLASGLASHQGEKWSKHRRLINPAFQLEKLKIMTPSFLTSCNDLIGKWKEMLSSDELCEIDIWPSLQNLTSDAISRTAFGSSYEEGKRIFELQRELAGLIMKDLVKSFIPLWRSVPTTVHRKMDEIDRDIQSSLKDIIINKREKALGESTTNDLLSILLESNHKEIGENTNNKNVGMTLDDVVGECKLFYFAGQETTSVLLVWTMILLSRYPDWQHRAREEVLQIFGNKKPDFDGLNNLKIVTMILYEVLRLYPPVIGLVRQIEKDVKLGNLILPGGVEVFLPIILLHHDCELWGDDAKMFNPKRFSEGVLKATNGRYSFFPFGGGPRICIGQNFSMMEAKMAITTILQHFSFELSPTYTHAPSTMITLQPQYGAQIIIRKVDT is encoded by the exons ATggaatggatttcatgcacaattttcatctttttgacaCTTGGTTTGGTATGTGCTTGGAGGGTGTTGAATTGGTTGTGGCTTAGGCCAAAGAAGCTAGAGAAGTTGTTAAGAGAACAAGGTCTTCGTGGGAATTCATATAGGATCTTGGTTGGGGATGTTAAGGATCTTTTTAAGATGGAAAAGGAATCTAAATCCAAATCCATGAATCTCTCCGATGATATTGTTCCACGTGTCAGTCCCTACATCCAACAGTGTGTTAAAATTCATG GGAAGAATTCTTTTATTTGGTTTGGAACAAAGCCAAGGGTGATTCTCACAGAACCTGAGCAAATAAAAGATGTATTGAACAAGATCTCGGAATTTCCAAAgagaaataataaaattttcaagTCACTAGCTAGTGGTCTTGCTAGCCATCAAGGAGAAAAGTGGAGCAAGCATAGAAGGCTAATCAACCCAGCTTTCCAATTAGAAAAATTAAAG ATTATGACACCATCTTTTTTGACGAGTTGCAATGATTTGATTGGTAAATGGAAGGAAATGTTGTCTTCGGATGAATTGTGTGAAATAGATATATGGCCTTCTCTTCAAAATTTGACTAGTGATGCTATTTCTCGAACAGCATTTGGAAGTAGTTatgaagaaggaaaaagaatATTTGAACTTCAAAGAGAGCTAGCTGGACTTATAATGAAAGATTTAGTGAAATCTTTCATCCCTTTGTGGAG GTCTGTACCTACTACTGTCCATAGAAAAATGGATGAAATTGATAGAGATATACAGTCTTCTCTTAAAGATATCATAATTAATAAGAGGGAGAAAGCACTTGGTGAATCTACTACAAATGATTTATTGAGTATTCTTCTTGAGTCAAATCACAAGGAAATAGGAGAAAATACAAACAACAAGAATGTAGGAATGACTCTTGATGATGTAGTGGGGGAATGCAAATTATTCTACTTTGCTGGACAAGAGACTACTTCAGTTTTGCTTGTTTGGACAATGATATTGTTGAGTAGGTACCCTGATTGGCAACACCGTGCAAGGGAGGAGGTGTTACAAATCTTTGGAAATAAAAAACCAGACTTTGATGGCTTAAATAATTTGAAGATT GTCACTATGATTTTGTACGAGGTTCTTAGGTTATATCCTCCTGTAATTGGGCTTGTTCGACAAATTGAGAAGGATGTTAAACTTGGAAACCTAATATTACCTGGAGGAGTGGAAGTTTTCTTACCAATTATTCTACTTCACCATGACTGCGAGCTTTGGGGTGATGATGCTAAGATGTTCAATCCTAAAAGATTTTCTGAAGGTGTTTTAAAAGCAACAAATGGGAGATATTCATTTTTTCCATTTGGAGGGGGTCCTAGAATTTGCATTGGACAAAATTTTTCCATGATGGAAGCAAAGATGGCAATCACAACAATTTTACAACATTTCTCATTTGAACTTTCACCAACCTATACTCATGCTCCATCAACTATGATTACTCTTCAACCACAATATGGTGCTCAAATTATTATACGCAAAGTGGATACATAA
- the LOC131598879 gene encoding microtubule-destabilizing protein 60-like, protein MSPEKPSHSENLNPNMCNRDNCVNVVLHQNRIGRRKFVVAKKKKKSQCFEKIRVLCKCKENSDGGKCVCEAYENLRASQEGFFEKEKIFDEGEVKEEEKVENVLEEVIEANLIIHDVGNEERKLDDGEDDEDGKGCCHTAMVKRRRERVLEEARNSVPENGKVMHLVKAFERLLSINSCKEKEENEDEDEKKKRVMKWALPGLQFQREVNECETEQVDGCSDEMFNCVLTSEQLGLDQRSSVSSSWDCGNGSVCGRNSSGGRRSRRSSLESSSVVGGRRWKKKQKLKITSQKPFKLRTEQRGKMKEEQLMKKVKDILTEEEKLRIPIAQGLPWTIDEPECLIKPPVKESTKPIDVKLHSDMRAIDRAEFDQQVAEKLSLIEQQKMEMERQQKLAEEEEIRRLRKELIPKAQPMPYFDRPFIPRRSMKHPTIPREPKFHIPHHKKIKCLSLNEMKSYSSYFN, encoded by the exons ATGAGTCCAGAGAAACCCTCGCACAGTGAGAATCTGAACCCCAACATGTGTAATCGTGACAATTGTGTTAACGTTGTTTTGCATCAGAATAGAATTGGTCGGAGAAAGTTTGTCGtggcgaagaagaagaagaagagtcagTGTTTTGAGAAGATTAGGGTTTTGTGCAAGTGTAAGGAGAATAGTGATGGAGGGAAGTGTGTTTGTGAAGCTTATGAGAATCTAAGGGCTTCTCAAGAAGGGTTTTTCGAGAAAGAGAAGATTTTTGATGAGGGTGAAGTGAAAGAGGAAGAAAAAGTTGAGAATGTTCTAGAAGAGGTTATTGAGGCAAATTTGATTATTCATGATGTTGGTAATGAGGAAAGGAAATTGGATGATGGagaggatgatgaagatggaaAGGGTTGTTGTCATACGGCTATGGTGAAGCGGAGGAGGGAGAGAGTATTGGAAGAGGCGAGGAACAGTGTTCCGGAGAACGGGAAGGTTATGCATTTGGTGAAGGCATTTGAGAGGCTTTTGAGTATAAATAGTTGTAAGGAGAAAGAGGAGAATGAGGATGAGgatgagaagaagaagagagtgatgaaatGGGCATTACCGGGATTGCAATTTCAACGAGAGGTTAATGAATGTGAAACGGAACAGGTTGATGGTTGTAGTGATGAAATGTTTAACTGTGTTTTGACTTCTGAGCAGCTTGGATTGGATCAGAGAAGTTCGGTTTCGTCTTCTTGGGATTGCGGCAATGgaag TGTGTGTGGCAGGAATTCTTCTGGTGgtagaagaagtagaagaagt AGCTTGGAATCATCTAGTGTTGTTGGAGGAAGGAGGtggaagaagaagcagaagctaaAAATAACTAGTCAGAAGCCTTTTAAGCTAAGAACTGAG CAAAGGGGAAAGATGAAAGAGGAACAGCTTATGAAGAAGGTAAAAGATATTTtgacagaagaagagaaattgagGATACCGATTGCTCAAGGTCTTCCATGGACCATAGATGAGCCTGAG TGCTTGATAAAACCTCCGGTAAAAGAAAGCACAAAGCCTATTGATGTAAAGCTTCATAGTGACATGAGGGCAATCGATCGCGCCGAGTTTGATCAACAG GTGGCTGAGAAATTGAGTCTcatagaacaacagaaaatggaAATGGAAAGACAGCAAAAG CTGGCTGAAGAGGAAGAGATTCGTAGATTGAGGAAGGAACTCATTCCTAAAGCCCAACCAATGCCTTACTTCGACCGACCTTTTATTCCAAGAAG GTCAATGAAGCATCCAACAATACCAAGAGAACCAAAATTTCACATACCACACCATAAGAAGATCAAGTGTTTGTCATTGAATGAAATGAAATCATACTCTTCATACTTCAACTGA
- the LOC131598880 gene encoding persulfide dioxygenase ETHE1 homolog, mitochondrial, producing MLKFQFIKFTPLLPSKPSFSPLSSRLKSHMASYSSSSSSSSSNLLFRQLFEKESSTYTYLLADASQTEKPAILIDPVDKTVDRDLSLIQELGLKLVYALNTHVHADHVTGTGLIKSKVPDVKSVISKASGATADVYVEQGDKIRFGDLYLEVRATPGHTLGCLTYVTGDGPDQPQPRLAFTGDTLLIRGCGRTDFQGGSSENLYKSVHSQIFTLPKDTLLYPAHDYKGFSVTTVGEEIQYNPRLTKDEETFKNIMANLNLSYPKMIDVAVPANMVCGIQSKTS from the exons ATgctcaaattccaattcatcaaaTTCACCCCTCTTTTACCTTCAAAACCCTCATTTTCTCCTCTTTCTTCTAGACTCAAATCACACATGGCTtcttactcttcttcttcttcttcttcctcttccaacCTCTTGTTTCGTCAGCTTTTTGAAAAGGAGTCATCTACTTACACTTACCTTCTTGCTGATGCATCACAGACTGAAAAACCAGCAATT TTGATTGACCCTGTTGATAAAACAGTGGATAGAGACTTATCACTGATTCAAGAATTAGGTTTGAAGCTTGTGTATGCTTTGAACACACATGTTCATGCTGATCATGTTACTGGAACTGGTCTCATCAAG AGCAAAGTTCCTGATGTAAAATCTGTTATTTCAAAAGCAAGTGGTGCAACAGCAGATGTTTATGTAGAACAGGGTGATAAAATCCGTTTCGGCGATCTTTATCTAGAG GTTCGTGCAACTCCGGGTCATACTTTAGGTTGCCTTACCTATGTTACAGGAGATGGACCTGATCAACCTCAACCTAGACTGGCATTCACAGGGGATACCCTATTAATACGCGGATGTGGAAGGACCGACTTTCAG GGTGGGAGTTCGGAGAATCTTTACAAATCAGTCCATTCACAG ATTTTTACACTTCCTAAAGATACCTTACTCTACCCGGCTCATGACTACAAAGGATTCTCT GTTACCACGGTCGGAGAGGAAATACAGTATAATCCACGCCTAACAAAAGATGAG gaAACTTTCAAGAACATCATGGCGA ATCTTAACTTGTCATATCCCAAAATGATCGATGTGGCTGTTCCGGCTAATATGGTTTGTGGAATCCAATCGAAAACAAGCTGA
- the LOC131594572 gene encoding large ribosomal subunit protein eL20z-like produces the protein MTELDKPKSSGHPPPPQSQPLPPPQYGTFQGVSNFPAVGFPQPVPPPGSDPSAPPYYPHAHGYQAYPGYVVAEGRPVRERRLGCCGIGCGWCLFILGFFLGAIPWYVGAIIMLCSRVDSREKPGYIACIVGAVVATVAIVLGATDLADVW, from the exons ATGACCGAACTAGACAAACCTAAATCCTCCGGCCACCCTCCTCCGCCGCAATCCCAACCCTTGCCACCTCCTCAGTACGGTACTTTCCAAGGTGTCTCTAACTTCCCTGCCGTCGGCTTCCCTCAACCCGTCCCTCCTCCCGGCTCCGATCCCTCCGCCCCTCCCTATTACCCTCACGCTCACGGCTACCAAGCTTATCCAG GTTATGTAGTTGCTGAAGGAAGACCTGTGAGAGAAAGGCGACTAGGGTGTTGCGGTATTGGTTGTGGCTGGTGCCT GTTTATATTGGGTTTCTTCCTCGGTGCTATCCCGTGGTATGTTGGGGCGATAATTATGCTCTGTTCCAGGGTAGACTCTCGAGAGAAGCCTGGATACATTGCCTGTATAGTTGGT GCTGTTGTGGCTACAGTTGCTATCGTCCTTGGAGCAACAGATTTAGCAGATGTATGGTAA